In Mycobacterium sp. 050128, one genomic interval encodes:
- the thiD gene encoding bifunctional hydroxymethylpyrimidine kinase/phosphomethylpyrimidine kinase has translation MSYLPLAPLGTTPRRVLSIAGSDSGGGAGIQADMRTFALLGVHACIAVTAVTVQNTLGVKSFHQVPEDVVAGQIEAVVSDIGIQAAKTGMLASPRIIDAVAATWRRLGLTVPLVVDPVAASMHGDALMAPAALDSLRTQLFPLATLVTPNLDEVRLLVGLDVVDAESQRAAAKALHALGPRWVLVKGGHLRSSQRSCDLLYDGADFHEFDTERIATGNDHGGGDTLAAAIACALAHGLTVPEAVAFGKRWVTECLRAAYPLGQGHGPVSPLFRLW, from the coding sequence GTGAGCTACCTGCCGCTGGCACCGCTGGGTACGACCCCGCGCCGGGTGCTGTCCATCGCCGGATCGGACTCCGGCGGTGGCGCGGGCATCCAAGCCGACATGCGCACCTTTGCGCTGCTGGGTGTGCACGCGTGCATCGCGGTTACCGCGGTAACAGTGCAGAACACGTTGGGAGTCAAGAGCTTTCACCAGGTTCCCGAAGACGTGGTGGCCGGCCAGATCGAAGCGGTGGTCAGCGACATCGGCATTCAGGCCGCCAAGACCGGGATGCTGGCGTCACCGCGCATCATCGACGCCGTGGCCGCCACCTGGCGCCGGCTCGGATTGACCGTGCCCCTTGTTGTCGACCCGGTGGCGGCGTCCATGCACGGCGATGCGCTGATGGCGCCGGCGGCCCTGGATTCGCTTCGCACGCAACTGTTTCCGTTGGCCACGCTGGTGACGCCGAATCTCGACGAGGTGCGGCTGCTGGTCGGACTCGACGTGGTCGACGCCGAGTCGCAGCGCGCGGCGGCCAAGGCACTGCACGCGCTGGGCCCGCGGTGGGTGCTGGTCAAGGGCGGTCACCTACGCTCGTCGCAACGCAGTTGCGACCTGCTCTATGACGGCGCGGATTTCCACGAGTTCGATACCGAGCGCATCGCGACCGGCAACGACCACGGCGGCGGTGACACGCTGGCCGCCGCGATCGCCTGCGCACTTGCCCACGGCTTGACCGTTCCCGAGGCCGTCGCATTCGGGAAGCGATGGGTCACCGAATGCCTGCGTGCCGCCTACCCGCTGGGCCAGGGCCACGGCCCGGTCTCGCCGCTGTTCCGGCTGTGGTGA
- a CDS encoding LLM class F420-dependent oxidoreductase, which translates to MEIGVHFIDFLPGDTAELGPTLTDAAKTAEQAGATMFTLADHFLQMENTGRPAEDPFLEGYTSLGFLAGQTTTIDLTLLVTGVTYRYPGVLAKTVTTLDVLSRGRSMLGLGAAWYDREHAALGIPYPPVSQRFEMLEETLQICRQMWSDDNGPYAGKHYQLAETICEPQPIRRPPILIGGDGEKKTLRLVAQYADIWNSTVREVDMLRHKVDVLNRHCDTVGRDPGDIRKTVGHIADPFEDVDGYLKTVERYAELGFTMINVGPLPGNPDPVGYIRRLGDELVSRLVEIG; encoded by the coding sequence ATGGAAATAGGTGTGCACTTTATCGACTTTCTGCCCGGCGACACCGCCGAGCTGGGTCCGACGTTGACCGACGCGGCAAAGACCGCGGAGCAAGCGGGCGCGACCATGTTTACCCTGGCCGATCATTTCCTTCAGATGGAGAACACCGGGCGGCCCGCCGAGGACCCATTCCTCGAGGGCTACACATCGCTGGGTTTCCTTGCCGGGCAAACGACCACGATCGACCTCACCCTGTTGGTCACCGGAGTCACGTATCGCTACCCGGGCGTGCTGGCCAAAACGGTCACCACCTTGGACGTGCTGTCGCGGGGCCGCTCGATGCTGGGCCTGGGCGCGGCGTGGTACGACCGCGAACATGCGGCCCTGGGCATTCCCTATCCGCCGGTGAGCCAGCGCTTCGAGATGCTCGAGGAGACGCTGCAAATCTGCCGGCAGATGTGGAGCGACGACAACGGGCCTTACGCCGGCAAGCATTATCAGCTGGCCGAGACAATCTGTGAGCCGCAACCGATTCGGCGCCCGCCGATCCTGATCGGTGGCGATGGCGAGAAGAAGACGCTGCGACTGGTCGCACAGTATGCCGACATCTGGAACAGCACGGTTCGAGAGGTCGACATGCTCCGGCACAAGGTCGACGTACTGAATCGGCACTGCGACACGGTGGGCCGGGACCCCGGCGACATCCGCAAAACCGTTGGCCATATTGCCGACCCGTTCGAGGACGTCGACGGCTACCTGAAGACGGTGGAACGGTACGCCGAGCTGGGATTCACGATGATCAACGTCGGCCCGCTGCCGGGAAATCCCGATCCGGTCGGCTACATCCGCCGCCTCGGCGACGAGCTGGTTTCAAGGCTCGTCGAGATCGGTTGA
- a CDS encoding MarR family winged helix-turn-helix transcriptional regulator, producing MDGIGESAATAARDIRVVFSRLRRRLRDVEVRNDLTPSQTAVLTRLWKEGASSASVLAGAERVRPQSMATILAALGQRGFIERTPDPEDGRRQVVSLTKAGRQRAESDRQVREEWLARELQERYSEAERRIIVDALALLERLTES from the coding sequence ATGGATGGCATCGGCGAATCCGCTGCAACCGCCGCCCGAGACATTCGAGTGGTGTTCAGCCGCCTACGACGTCGGCTGCGAGATGTCGAGGTCCGCAACGATCTGACCCCGTCACAGACAGCGGTGCTCACCCGGCTCTGGAAAGAGGGAGCATCGTCGGCGAGCGTGCTGGCCGGCGCAGAGCGGGTACGTCCTCAGTCGATGGCGACCATCCTGGCCGCCCTGGGCCAACGCGGATTCATCGAGCGCACACCCGACCCCGAAGATGGTCGGCGCCAAGTGGTCTCGTTGACCAAGGCGGGCCGTCAGCGCGCCGAAAGCGACCGCCAAGTGCGGGAGGAGTGGCTGGCCCGTGAGTTGCAGGAACGCTACTCCGAAGCCGAGCGCCGCATCATCGTCGACGCGTTAGCACTGCTTGAAAGATTGACCGAATCCTGA
- a CDS encoding LytR C-terminal domain-containing protein — protein sequence MKERVPDSTGLPLRAMVMVLLFLGVIFLLLGWQALSSSGKSDDDSASSASSATSTSSTAASTSTSPKPTATDADIHVFNISGKEGVAAHTADQLKAANFKVIDVGNLTLPEVTATTVYFTDAGSEHATADAVGKNLGAPVEPRIPALSGEPPGVIVLVAG from the coding sequence ATGAAAGAGCGTGTTCCCGATTCCACGGGGCTCCCACTGCGGGCCATGGTGATGGTGCTGTTGTTTCTCGGCGTCATCTTTTTGCTGCTCGGCTGGCAGGCTCTGAGCTCCTCCGGGAAGTCCGACGACGACTCGGCCTCGTCGGCCTCGAGCGCGACCAGCACCAGCAGCACCGCCGCGTCGACCTCGACGAGTCCGAAGCCCACGGCCACCGATGCCGACATCCACGTGTTCAACATCTCCGGCAAAGAAGGCGTTGCCGCGCACACCGCGGACCAACTGAAGGCCGCCAACTTCAAGGTCATCGACGTCGGGAATCTGACGTTGCCCGAAGTGACCGCCACGACCGTGTACTTCACCGACGCGGGTAGCGAGCACGCCACCGCGGACGCGGTCGGCAAAAACCTGGGCGCGCCGGTCGAACCGCGCATCCCCGCGCTTAGCGGAGAACCGCCCGGCGTAATCGTCTTGGTCGCGGGCTGA
- the sodC gene encoding superoxide dismutase[Cu-Zn] — protein sequence MPTLAGHRNVVVTLSALSAATSVVLLSACSSPQHASSVPGTTPSIWTGSPAPATAGTASEGKRSITTHLRAPDGTQVATATLDFANGYATITIATTGVGQIAPGFHGVHIHKVGKCEPNSVGPTGGAPGDFLSAGGHFQAPGHAAEPASGDLTSLEVRKDGAGTLVTTTDAFAMDDLLTGEKTAIIIHAGADNFANIPPERYSQTNGAPGPDAMTMSTGDAGKRVACGVIGAG from the coding sequence ATGCCTACGCTTGCCGGTCACCGCAATGTCGTTGTCACCCTGTCCGCACTGTCCGCAGCCACCAGTGTCGTTTTGCTGAGTGCGTGCTCGTCGCCCCAACACGCGTCGTCGGTCCCGGGTACCACTCCGTCCATCTGGACGGGATCACCCGCGCCGGCAACCGCGGGAACCGCGAGCGAAGGCAAGCGGAGCATCACGACCCATCTGCGCGCGCCCGACGGGACCCAGGTTGCGACCGCGACGCTCGACTTCGCCAACGGTTATGCCACCATCACGATCGCGACGACCGGGGTGGGTCAGATCGCGCCCGGCTTCCACGGCGTGCACATCCACAAAGTCGGCAAGTGCGAGCCCAATTCGGTTGGCCCGACCGGCGGTGCACCCGGTGACTTCCTTTCCGCGGGCGGCCACTTCCAAGCGCCCGGCCACGCAGCCGAGCCCGCCAGCGGGGACCTCACCTCGCTGGAGGTTCGCAAAGACGGTGCCGGGACGTTGGTGACCACCACCGACGCCTTCGCGATGGACGACCTGTTGACGGGTGAAAAGACGGCGATCATCATCCACGCGGGTGCGGACAACTTCGCCAACATTCCGCCGGAGCGATACAGCCAGACCAACGGGGCGCCGGGTCCGGATGCGATGACGATGAGCACTGGTGACGCCGGCAAGCGAGTGGCGTGCGGTGTCATTGGTGCCGGCTAA
- the thiC gene encoding phosphomethylpyrimidine synthase ThiC — protein sequence MTDVISTTVDTVSVTTGPIWGSTKAYRELDGVPGARVPLRRVNLSNGEHFDLYDTSGPYTDPDAAIDLTAGLPPRPGVVRDRGTQLQRARAGEITAEMAFIAAREGMAAELVRDEVARGRAVIPANHNHPEIEPMIIGKTFATKVNANIGNSAVTSSIAEEVDKMVWATRWGADTIMDLSTGKNIHETREWILRNSPVPVGTVPIYQALEKVNGDPTELTWELYRDTVIEQCEQGVDYMTVHAGVLLRYVPLTAKRVTGIVSRGGSIMAAWCLAHHQESFLYTNFEELCDILAQYDVTFSLGDGLRPGSIADANDAAQFAELRTLGELTKIAKAHGVQVMIEGPGHVPMHKIVENVRLEEELCEEAPFYTLGPLATDIAPAYDHITSAIGAAIIAQAGTAMLCYVTPKEHLGLPDRKDVKDGVIAYKIAAHAGDLAKGHPHAQDRDNALSQARFEFRWNDQFALSLDPDTAREYHDETLPAAPAKAAHFCSMCGPKFCSMRITQDVRDYAAKHGLETEEDIEAMLASGMAEKSREFAEHGNRVYLPITQ from the coding sequence ATGACTGACGTTATTTCCACCACCGTGGACACCGTTTCCGTGACCACCGGGCCGATCTGGGGCAGCACGAAGGCGTATCGGGAGCTCGACGGGGTTCCCGGAGCCCGCGTGCCGTTGCGCCGGGTGAACCTCTCCAACGGCGAGCACTTCGATTTGTACGACACCTCCGGGCCCTACACCGATCCGGACGCCGCGATCGACCTGACCGCCGGGCTGCCGCCACGCCCCGGCGTGGTCCGCGACCGCGGTACTCAGCTGCAGCGGGCCCGCGCCGGTGAGATCACCGCCGAGATGGCGTTCATCGCCGCGCGCGAGGGCATGGCCGCCGAGCTGGTGCGCGACGAGGTCGCCCGCGGACGTGCGGTCATCCCGGCCAACCACAACCACCCCGAGATCGAGCCGATGATCATCGGCAAGACGTTCGCGACCAAGGTCAACGCCAACATTGGCAACTCGGCCGTGACGTCGTCGATCGCCGAAGAGGTCGACAAGATGGTGTGGGCGACCCGCTGGGGCGCCGACACCATCATGGACCTGTCCACCGGCAAGAACATCCACGAGACCCGCGAGTGGATCCTGCGCAACTCACCGGTGCCGGTCGGCACCGTCCCGATCTACCAGGCGCTGGAGAAGGTCAACGGCGACCCGACCGAATTGACCTGGGAGCTCTACCGCGACACCGTGATCGAGCAGTGCGAACAGGGCGTGGACTACATGACGGTGCACGCCGGCGTGCTGCTGCGTTATGTGCCGCTGACCGCCAAGCGGGTCACCGGCATCGTGTCCCGCGGTGGATCGATCATGGCGGCCTGGTGCCTGGCGCACCATCAGGAGTCGTTCCTGTACACCAACTTTGAAGAGCTCTGCGACATCCTGGCCCAATACGACGTGACGTTCTCACTTGGCGACGGGCTGCGGCCGGGATCCATCGCCGACGCCAATGACGCCGCGCAGTTCGCCGAGCTGCGGACCCTGGGAGAGCTGACCAAGATCGCGAAAGCCCATGGCGTGCAGGTGATGATCGAGGGCCCCGGGCACGTCCCGATGCACAAGATCGTCGAGAACGTGCGGCTGGAAGAGGAGCTGTGCGAGGAGGCTCCCTTCTACACGCTGGGGCCGCTGGCCACCGACATCGCGCCGGCCTACGACCACATCACCTCGGCGATCGGCGCGGCCATCATCGCCCAGGCCGGCACCGCGATGCTCTGCTACGTCACACCGAAGGAGCACCTCGGGCTGCCGGACCGCAAGGACGTCAAAGACGGTGTGATCGCCTACAAAATCGCTGCCCACGCAGGCGATCTCGCCAAGGGGCATCCGCACGCGCAGGACCGCGACAATGCGTTGAGCCAGGCGCGTTTCGAGTTCCGGTGGAACGACCAGTTCGCGCTGTCGCTGGATCCCGACACCGCGCGGGAGTACCACGACGAGACGCTGCCCGCCGCGCCCGCCAAGGCCGCGCACTTCTGCTCGATGTGCGGGCCGAAGTTCTGCTCGATGCGCATCACCCAGGATGTCCGCGACTACGCCGCCAAGCACGGCCTGGAGACCGAAGAGGACATCGAAGCCATGCTTGCCAGCGGCATGGCCGAGAAGTCGCGCGAGTTCGCCGAGCACGGCAACCGGGTGTATCTGCCGATCACGCAGTGA
- a CDS encoding GNAT family N-acetyltransferase, cg3035/Rv0428c family, whose translation MVSWPSLGTRVTVRYRRPAGSVPPLTDAVGHLLAVDPVVRVRTKTGAVAEFAAADVVALRVLTDAPVRTSAIRALECAAAAAWPGPAHAWLDGWLLRFGEAGLAPNSAVPLDISARFSSVPAIVAWYDRRGRSALLAIPDRLLTPPRTAVADHTERVLVRDLGDLAAREPDPSAAPPGAAVTDAPDGTRWVGLSAPREDLLVWGASHGATRAYIAVAQGDTATAGLADNLGFRRHHRRRYFDARSGGWDSV comes from the coding sequence ATGGTCTCGTGGCCGAGCCTCGGAACCCGGGTGACGGTTCGCTACCGGCGTCCGGCCGGATCGGTTCCGCCGCTCACGGATGCGGTCGGGCACCTGCTGGCGGTGGATCCGGTAGTGCGGGTGCGGACGAAGACGGGGGCGGTCGCCGAATTCGCGGCCGCCGATGTGGTGGCCCTGCGGGTGCTGACCGACGCACCGGTGCGCACGTCGGCGATCCGCGCGCTGGAATGCGCCGCCGCGGCGGCCTGGCCCGGCCCAGCGCACGCCTGGCTGGACGGCTGGCTGCTGCGGTTCGGCGAAGCCGGCCTGGCCCCGAATTCGGCAGTGCCACTGGATATTTCCGCCCGGTTCAGCTCAGTCCCGGCGATCGTCGCCTGGTACGACCGTCGCGGCCGGTCCGCGCTGCTGGCCATCCCGGACCGCTTGCTGACCCCGCCGCGCACCGCGGTGGCCGATCACACCGAGCGCGTGTTGGTCCGCGACCTGGGTGACCTGGCCGCACGGGAGCCCGACCCGTCGGCCGCGCCACCGGGTGCGGCCGTGACCGATGCGCCCGACGGCACCCGCTGGGTGGGCCTTTCGGCACCCCGCGAAGACCTGTTGGTCTGGGGTGCGAGCCACGGCGCCACCCGCGCATACATCGCGGTCGCCCAGGGCGATACGGCCACCGCCGGCCTCGCCGACAACCTCGGCTTCCGACGACACCACCGCCGTCGCTACTTCGACGCCCGGTCGGGCGGCTGGGATAGCGTCTAG
- a CDS encoding exodeoxyribonuclease III: protein MRLATWNVNSIRTRLDRVTDWLARAEVDVLAMQETKCSDSQFPALPFVELGYEVAHVGFNQWNGVAIASRVGLDNVQVGFDGQPTWSSKPEVAATAEARALGATCGGVRVWSLYVPNGRTLADPHYTYKLEWLAALRDTAAGWLHDDPTAQIAMVGDWNIAPTDDDVWSTEFFVGATHVSEPERRAFNAIVDAQFTDVVRPFTPGPGVYTYWDYTQLRFPKKQGMRIDFILASPALAGRVSDAQIVRDERKGKAPSDHAPVLVDLNPG from the coding sequence GTGCGACTAGCGACCTGGAACGTCAACTCGATTCGCACCCGCCTGGACCGCGTCACCGATTGGCTGGCCCGCGCCGAGGTCGACGTGTTGGCCATGCAGGAGACCAAGTGCTCCGACAGCCAGTTCCCCGCCCTGCCCTTCGTGGAACTCGGCTACGAGGTCGCCCACGTCGGCTTCAACCAGTGGAACGGCGTGGCGATCGCGTCTCGCGTGGGCCTGGACAACGTGCAGGTCGGATTCGACGGCCAGCCCACCTGGAGCAGCAAGCCGGAAGTGGCCGCAACCGCCGAAGCCCGCGCCCTGGGGGCGACCTGCGGCGGCGTCCGGGTGTGGAGTCTCTACGTGCCCAACGGCCGCACCCTGGCCGACCCGCACTACACCTACAAGCTGGAATGGCTTGCCGCCCTGCGCGATACGGCCGCCGGCTGGCTGCACGACGATCCCACCGCTCAGATCGCAATGGTCGGCGACTGGAACATCGCACCGACCGACGACGACGTCTGGAGCACCGAATTCTTCGTCGGCGCCACGCATGTGTCCGAGCCCGAACGCCGGGCGTTCAACGCGATTGTCGACGCGCAATTCACCGACGTAGTACGGCCATTCACGCCGGGCCCCGGCGTCTATACCTATTGGGATTACACCCAGCTCCGGTTCCCGAAAAAGCAAGGTATGCGCATCGACTTCATCCTCGCCTCACCGGCACTGGCCGGGCGGGTCAGCGATGCGCAGATTGTCCGGGACGAGCGCAAAGGCAAGGCGCCCAGCGATCACGCGCCGGTATTGGTCGACTTGAATCCCGGATAA
- a CDS encoding glutamate--cysteine ligase gives MSLVPANRSFEKGDAHIDFARSPRPTLGVEWEFALVDAQTRDLSNEATSVIAEIGENPRVHKELLRNTVEVVSGICDCTAQAIEDLRATLGPARQIVRARGMELFCAGAHPFAQWSTQQLTDAPRYAELIKRTQWWGRQMLIWGVHVHVGISSAHKVMPIMTSLLRYYPHLLALSASSPWWTGVDTGYASNRAMMFQQLPTAGLPFQFQTWPEFEGFVYDQKKTGIIDHVDEVRWDIRPSPHLGTLEVRVCDGVSNLRELSALVALTHCLVVDLDRRLEADESLPTMPPWHNQENKWRAARYGLDAVIIQDADSNERLVTDDLADVLNRLEPVAKLLHCTDELAAVEDIWRHGASYQRQRRVAEEHDGDLRAVVDALVGELEI, from the coding sequence GTGTCATTGGTGCCGGCTAACAGGTCCTTTGAAAAGGGCGACGCGCATATCGATTTCGCCCGGTCGCCGCGGCCGACGCTCGGCGTGGAGTGGGAGTTCGCCCTCGTCGACGCGCAGACCCGCGATCTGAGTAACGAGGCCACCTCCGTCATCGCCGAGATCGGCGAAAACCCGCGTGTGCACAAGGAATTGCTGCGCAACACCGTCGAGGTGGTCAGCGGCATCTGCGATTGCACCGCGCAGGCGATCGAGGATCTGCGCGCGACGTTGGGTCCCGCGCGCCAGATTGTCCGGGCCCGCGGCATGGAACTGTTCTGCGCCGGCGCTCACCCGTTCGCGCAGTGGAGCACCCAGCAGCTCACCGATGCGCCCCGCTACGCCGAGCTGATCAAGCGCACCCAGTGGTGGGGACGCCAGATGCTGATCTGGGGTGTGCACGTGCACGTGGGAATCTCCTCGGCGCACAAGGTGATGCCGATCATGACGTCACTGCTGCGCTACTACCCGCACCTGCTGGCGCTGTCCGCGTCGTCACCGTGGTGGACCGGCGTGGACACCGGATATGCCAGCAACCGCGCCATGATGTTCCAGCAGTTGCCCACCGCCGGGCTACCGTTCCAGTTTCAGACGTGGCCGGAATTCGAAGGGTTCGTCTATGACCAGAAGAAGACCGGCATCATCGACCACGTCGACGAAGTCCGTTGGGATATAAGGCCTTCGCCGCATCTGGGCACACTCGAGGTGCGAGTCTGCGACGGCGTGTCCAACCTGCGTGAGCTGAGCGCGCTGGTCGCGCTGACACACTGCCTGGTGGTCGACCTGGATCGCCGGCTGGAAGCCGACGAGTCGCTGCCCACGATGCCGCCGTGGCATAACCAGGAGAACAAGTGGCGCGCGGCGCGCTACGGCCTGGACGCGGTGATCATCCAGGACGCCGACAGCAACGAGCGCCTGGTCACCGACGACCTCGCCGATGTGCTGAACCGCTTGGAGCCGGTCGCCAAGTTGCTGCACTGCACCGACGAACTCGCGGCGGTGGAGGACATCTGGCGCCACGGTGCTTCCTATCAGCGACAGCGCCGGGTGGCCGAAGAGCACGACGGCGATTTGCGTGCTGTCGTCGACGCGTTGGTGGGCGAGCTGGAGATCTGA
- a CDS encoding PAS and ANTAR domain-containing protein, with translation MKDVQQPKQAGAATFTRTRQQPTRGAGGAANSYLNIGSFKFWFDGERWEWSDEVARMHGYEPGTVAPTTKLMLSHKHPDDRAHVRDLLHHALHSGESFSSRHRFVDTSGAVHDAIVVADRIVDDESGAVRGTAGYYIDLSGIDEARHEIRQEVLDEALPDLFENRSAIEQAKGAMMAIYRISPDQAFRVLQWRSQETNIKLRTLAKRLVQEVSDLPPMSAAVQSQVDHLLLTIHERIRADGG, from the coding sequence ATGAAGGACGTGCAGCAGCCCAAGCAAGCGGGCGCCGCGACATTCACCCGGACTCGGCAACAGCCGACGAGGGGGGCCGGGGGCGCCGCGAATTCATATCTGAACATCGGCAGCTTCAAATTCTGGTTCGACGGAGAACGCTGGGAGTGGTCCGACGAGGTCGCGCGGATGCACGGCTACGAGCCGGGAACGGTCGCACCGACGACGAAACTGATGTTGTCCCACAAACATCCCGACGACCGGGCGCACGTCCGCGATCTGCTCCATCATGCGTTGCACTCCGGGGAGTCTTTCTCCAGTCGTCACCGCTTTGTCGACACATCCGGCGCGGTGCACGATGCGATCGTCGTGGCGGATCGCATCGTGGACGACGAATCGGGTGCGGTGCGGGGAACGGCGGGCTACTACATCGACTTGAGCGGCATCGACGAAGCCCGTCACGAAATCCGCCAGGAAGTTCTCGACGAGGCGCTGCCGGATCTGTTCGAAAACCGGTCGGCTATCGAGCAGGCCAAGGGCGCGATGATGGCCATCTACCGGATCAGCCCCGACCAGGCGTTTCGGGTGCTGCAGTGGCGTTCGCAAGAAACCAACATCAAGCTGCGCACGCTGGCCAAGCGACTGGTCCAGGAGGTCAGCGACCTGCCGCCGATGTCAGCGGCGGTTCAGAGCCAGGTCGACCATCTGCTGCTGACGATTCACGAGCGCATCCGCGCAGACGGTGGCTAG
- a CDS encoding peptide deformylase, with amino-acid sequence MAVVPIRIVGDPVLHTPTTPVPVDADGSLPADLAGLISDLYDTMDAAHGVGLAANQIGHGLRLFVYDCADDRGMTERRRGVIVNPILETSEIPETMPDPSDDDEGCLSVPGESFPTGRAKWARVTGLDADGKPITIEGTGLFARMLQHETGHLDGFLYLDRLIGRHARAAKRTVKSHGWGVPGLSWMPGEGPDPFGH; translated from the coding sequence ATGGCAGTCGTACCAATCCGCATCGTGGGCGATCCGGTGTTGCATACACCGACCACACCGGTGCCCGTCGATGCCGACGGTTCGCTGCCGGCAGACCTCGCCGGGTTGATCTCCGACCTGTACGACACCATGGACGCCGCCCACGGCGTCGGGCTGGCCGCCAATCAGATCGGACACGGCCTGCGGCTGTTCGTCTACGACTGTGCCGACGACCGCGGCATGACCGAGCGCCGCCGCGGTGTGATCGTCAACCCGATCCTGGAAACCTCCGAGATACCCGAGACCATGCCCGACCCGAGCGACGACGACGAGGGGTGCCTGTCGGTTCCCGGTGAGTCGTTTCCCACCGGGCGCGCGAAGTGGGCGCGAGTGACCGGGCTGGACGCCGACGGCAAACCGATCACCATCGAGGGCACCGGACTGTTCGCCCGGATGCTGCAGCACGAGACGGGCCACCTGGACGGCTTCCTCTACCTGGACCGCCTGATCGGACGGCACGCCCGCGCCGCGAAGCGCACCGTCAAATCCCACGGCTGGGGTGTGCCCGGGCTGTCGTGGATGCCCGGCGAGGGACCGGATCCGTTCGGTCACTGA
- a CDS encoding alpha/beta hydrolase family protein codes for MNLDPIAGIAHQPDGAAHGVVVLTHGAGGNRESDLLQRICDEWARRGWLAVRYNLPYRRRRPKGPPSGSAATDRAGIEEAIALCRKLADGPLIAGGHSYGGRQTSMVVAEADPPGVDVLTLFSYPVHPPGKPERPRTEHLPAIRVPTVFTHGTSDPFGTPAEVRDAAALIPAATEVVEITGARHDLRSKTLDVPALAVDAALRLLG; via the coding sequence GTGAATCTCGACCCGATCGCGGGTATCGCGCACCAACCCGACGGTGCCGCGCACGGTGTCGTGGTGCTCACGCACGGCGCCGGCGGCAACCGCGAATCGGATCTGCTGCAACGGATTTGCGACGAGTGGGCGCGGCGTGGCTGGCTGGCGGTTCGGTACAACCTGCCCTACCGGCGCCGCCGTCCCAAAGGGCCGCCGTCCGGCTCAGCGGCCACCGACCGCGCTGGAATCGAGGAGGCAATCGCGTTGTGCCGCAAGCTTGCCGACGGCCCGTTGATCGCGGGCGGACATTCCTACGGCGGCCGGCAGACGTCGATGGTGGTCGCCGAGGCAGACCCGCCCGGGGTCGACGTTTTGACACTGTTTTCGTACCCGGTCCATCCACCGGGAAAGCCGGAACGACCCCGCACCGAACACCTGCCCGCCATTCGGGTGCCTACCGTGTTCACCCACGGTACGTCGGATCCCTTCGGCACCCCGGCCGAGGTGCGTGATGCCGCGGCGTTGATCCCCGCGGCGACCGAGGTCGTCGAAATCACCGGCGCGCGACACGATTTGCGCTCGAAGACACTCGACGTGCCCGCGCTCGCGGTCGATGCGGCGCTGCGCCTGTTGGGCTGA
- a CDS encoding DUF3263 domain-containing protein, producing the protein MDSAMARANRSGDDAEIADGLTRREHDILAFERQWWKFAGVKEDAIKELFSMSATRYYQVLNALVDRPEALAADPMLVKRLRRLRASRQKARAARRLGFEVT; encoded by the coding sequence ATGGACAGCGCCATGGCGCGGGCAAATCGATCGGGGGACGATGCTGAAATCGCCGATGGGCTGACCCGACGCGAACACGACATCCTGGCCTTCGAGCGTCAGTGGTGGAAGTTCGCCGGTGTCAAGGAAGACGCGATCAAAGAATTGTTCTCGATGTCGGCAACGCGGTACTACCAAGTGCTGAACGCGCTAGTGGATCGGCCGGAGGCGCTGGCCGCCGACCCGATGCTGGTGAAGCGGTTGCGGCGGTTGCGGGCCAGCCGTCAGAAAGCGCGCGCAGCGCGGCGCCTCGGCTTCGAGGTGACCTGA
- a CDS encoding Rv1535 domain-containing protein, whose amino-acid sequence MSTTDSLADPIFSSVASVLRVPLLELYALLWRVGIVEIVQPDRTHRRPPRFSSRVISRPRATICPDPSAHAAGRPHGRPQRASA is encoded by the coding sequence ATGTCGACGACCGACTCCCTGGCCGATCCGATATTTTCCTCTGTTGCCTCGGTGCTCCGCGTGCCGTTGCTCGAACTCTATGCGCTGCTGTGGCGCGTCGGGATCGTGGAGATCGTCCAGCCCGATCGGACGCATCGCAGGCCACCGCGCTTTTCGTCGCGAGTGATTTCGCGACCCCGGGCGACGATCTGCCCCGACCCGTCAGCACACGCTGCCGGGCGGCCGCATGGCCGGCCGCAACGCGCCTCCGCGTAA